The DNA region TGCATTAAAATCTGTCTCTACCCATGGAGAGAAGGGAATATAAATTTCCGGAACAGGTGGGAGATTGTATGGGTGGGAATATATATGCCCTTTTCCCAAAGCCCCAGAAAGCACATTTATCCTAAGTCTAACTCTGCCTCAAATCTGAAGACTTTTAACCTATATTTAACCTTGTTAGTATAATGAATATAAAACCTTTCTTTTCTGCTATGTCCCTTAATTCATCTCGCCTCCACAGAAGCAAAATCTTTCCTTACCTGCTCAGCTAACAAAAATAATTAGTTCGTTGCTGTTTCTGTTTAATTGCAGTGCTGTGGAGAAGTTGTTCACAATATAAACAGGTAACCAGCAATGAGGACCtggtaagaatttttttcttacttttaataaAGCATTTGCAAATACGACCAAGTTCTTATGTCTTTGCTATTTGAATAGAGTTCAGCTGAAGGACAACAATTAAGATGATAATCATTAGTCTGAGTtggaaaattataatttattgagTAGTTACTTAAGTGAACTTTGAAGTAAGAGAATCCCTAGATTCCTAGCAAGAAGCATGGCTTCTGTTAACACCATATTTACTTCCTAGATATGTGCTTTGGGAATTTAAAAAGgtagttttggggcttccctggtggcgcagtggttgagagtccgcctgccgaagcaggggacacgggttggtgccctggtccaggaagatcccacatgccgcagagcggctgggcccgtgagccatggccgctgagcctgcgcgtcggagcctgtgctccgcaacaggagaggccacaacagtgagaggcccgcgtacctcaaaaaaaaaaaaaaggtagttttGGTGCATGCAGTAATTGCAGAAAACCTAACAAAGGGATTGTACAAAGTTTACATATACCTTGGCTCTCTTCCTCATTTCAAATTCAATTCTGTCTTCCTCCTATTCATCACTTTGGCTGGGTGGCAGCTGCTTTAATAAATGCGGGatcaaaattaaagttttataCCAGGACATTAAGTACAGTCTCTTCTAAactgtagatgtatttttatgGGTTTCAAGTACTATCATTGGACTTGGGCAGTATAGGTTTTCTTGCTACATGCAAAGATAATCTGACACTAATCAGACCATATGAAGCACTTTGCACAGTGTAGAGAAGGAACACACGTCACTACAGGTAAGCTGAATGTAAATTGGATTAAGAACATTTGAGGagttggaaaaaaacagaaaaacccctCTAGTCCCTCTGAGCGTCCATCTCGGTCATGTAATTCACACCATAGTCAAGAGAGTAAAGGAAATTACTAGAGCTCCTCTTTAGGTCATTAAACCCACTAAGACTAATGAAAGCTATGGGCTCTCCCAGAAAAAGGCACACAGtcccatttatttgaaattttgcaTACAACTACAGTGGTTCAGGGACTTCATAGCCATTTCTACATTAAGAATCTGTATACTGGAGACACCTAAACTGATTTTAGGAGGGAGGCCTTGTGATAGAAGCATTAGAGGcagtagtgaaaaagaaaaacgaaaaaGGCTGACACAAACTTACAAAACAGTCTGGGGCCATAAAATTGTAGTCAAAGAACCTGATAGTATTACACTAAGCCTTGTCtttttttatcttaatttattatttttgactgcgttggctttttttgttgttgttgcacgcaggctttctgtagttgctgcaagcggggtctactctttgttgtggtgtgtaggcttctcattgcggtggtttctcttgttgcggagcacgggctctaggcacgcgggcttcagtagttgtggcacacgggctcagtagttgtggctcacaggctctagagtgcaggctcagtagttgtggcgcacaggcttagttgccccgcggcatgtgggatctttcctggaccagggctcgaacccatgtccccagcattggcaagcggattcttaaccactgcgccaccagggaagtcctgcattgTCCTTTTACAAGAAAAATAGCGATAAAACATCTAGAGAAATATGGGGTGGATTCAGGGATTATAATTTAAGAATTGCATATGGTATCTGTTGTGCTTAAGTTTTTCTTGATTTAAATCTGAGAATTTTTAGTCACCTACAGTCTGGACAAAGCATTTGAGGAGAgaatcatttattgaagaattgAATTTTTTCCCCCTCCCATAAGCCCTTTTTTTCTCCAAAGATTGTATTTTATCTCAGAATCCTCCTCCATGACTTAATTCCTCCTTAGCCAAACTTAAACAAGACACTTGCACAAAATATGTTTGAGTACACTGAAACCTTTAAAATGGTGAATCTTTTTCTGAAATACTCGATTTTTCCTTTACAAGCCTAGCTGTTGTGTTCTCTTTCACAGTAAGAAAGGTACAACTAATCCCTTGGAGAGATTTAAATGTGGTAACCTAAGATTTTAAGTTTTTTCGATTCAAAGTTAACACAAACTATAttaccatatatttttttcctgtagccTGTTCCAATGGAAAATCCTTATAAGGAGCCTCTGAAAAAATGTATCTTGTGTGGAAAACGTGTAGATTATAAGAATGTACAGGTGAGACCTGGTTTTACTTCACTATGATACTTGATTTTGGGATTTTGGCTCCTTTATTAATACAACAGAGAAGTCAGTTTTTATAACAGGCTTTGTGTAGGGTGACTGTTTTAGCAACTTCATAATTTCAGATCTCGTTATACTTCTACGTATCGATACAAGGCATCTCTGTTTTATTCAAATAAGAGCCCCTTGGCTGTCCCTCATTTACTGTTAATTCAGCTTAgcattcctcttttttctttgcccAAAATGTCTTTACAGTAGCTCGCTGTGGCAGTGATTCTCAGTTGGTGTAGTTCAGTAGTTTGGGAAAAGCTCCTCTGGTGAAGTTGATCTCTGTACCTCACCACCAATATTGCTATTTCAAATGTAATTTTCTCTGTTGTCGAGCACTCAGCAAATTAAAAGTGGCAAATTTAGGGGAGAGAATGGTGCTGGAGCTAAGTATACTGACAGTAGTATGAAGTGATAGCTGCCTTGGTGGGAGAAAACCcaaggaattttaaaatgcaacatATTAGGATTATGCATAGTGCCTAGAATGATGCCTGGTACATAGAAAGTGCTAaagaatttaaattaataaaacataaataacagcaaatgGCCTGATGTACCTGTGCATCTTGAAGACCTCATTGTAGTCTGATATTATGTGATAGCCTATCATGATAGATGAAATGTTTTGTACCTTGTTATAAAAGCAACAGTATTTGAGAAAAGTTATCTGTGGAAAAGTCAAGAGAACAGCTTTAGCACTCAAAGAATATGATCATTAATCTGTTGTATAGACTTTTTTGACACACTGGATAAGAGATGTCAACTTTAGTGGTTACTTTAGTTATTTAAAAAGATGACCTATTAATAGAATTAACataattcagtgtttttattcatatttttgaagTTTGTCTGAAATGTATTAATAAACCTTTACATAACTTGAAGGTGTGGcataaggttgttttttttttaatttaccattcAAGATTGAATAACAAGTgtattaatgtaattttttttccttttcaaatataACTCAAAACAGCTTTTATCCcagtttatttctccatttactgGATGCATTTATGGAAGGCACATAACaggtattttgttttctatatattataGCAACTTAAATGTAGGTAAGACTTATATAAAGCTACTTCTGTTATTTAAGGAAACTGGCAGATTTTCAAATAGTGCTACAAATTACTATGACACCAGATACTATGGGTAGTTTGAGAAAGCCTCTTCTTAGGCCAAAGGATAATTATTTCGCATGTCTTCTTATACTCAGTTAACTATAGGCTGACAACATGTAGAAAACTTGggcttaaaaaaattactttgctGTTTGGGAGTATACTGTAATCATCCCCAGGCTATTATTTAAACCAGGGGCCTATTGCCTATAGGCCAAATCGGATCTgccacttgtttttgtaaatagctTAGTTTCCATAGTGTCTGAGCTACAACAGCAGAATTGAGTAATgatgacagagactgtatggcccacaaagcctaagatagttactatctggctctttacaggtTTTCCAATCCTTCCATGACATAGACAATTGTTATGCATTTTGATTACTGGCATTTTTTTATGAATAAGAAAGCAATTTCTTTTATAGGTCTCTgtgggaagaaacaaaaagaaatcacaaaagcaATTAAGAGAGCTCAAATAATGGGTAAGAGCATCTGAAAAACTGAATTATGCTAACCAAAATTTTGCTTATTATCTTTTGTGAAGAACTTTCATTATCTCTTTACAGGGTTTATGCCAGTTACATACAAGGATCCTGCATATCTCAAAGACCCTAAAGTTTGTAACATCAAATACAGGGAGTAAATTCTATAAAGTTAtcatcaataaatttattttacagttgTGTGGTGGTAATATTGGCTCAAACTGTAAGATTTAATAACCTTTGAGTAGAGAACTGATAGGCTAAATCTTATCAAACTACGaagtattatgtttttaattcttcataatttgaaattatatgaGGAAAAAGTGTTTCAAGAGTGAAGTTTCCTCTCCATATCAGAATGTTCATTAAGTAAATcagattatttaaaatgttaatacttgttacattttacatacatatgaattaaaaaaaaggtacTATGGGATTTTCACTTATATCTGGCCCCCAAATAGCTCATACAGCATACCACTGATAATGAGATGTTAAACATGGAAGGGATGACTTGTATTGGAATTTTACTTTAGGCCGAGATTCTGTGTTGTAAACAGTATTGTAGGGATATGGGTGTGGGAAAGTGGAATGCTTATATAATGTACAAATCCCACATGATAGGGTGTGGATTTGAAATTGCTAAGGAAGATTTTCTAACAAGTAAATAATTATGCCTGGCTAGGACTATGGTTCTTCCCTATGTAGAGATGTTATGTGGGGATGAACAGTGGTGCTGCTGTCTGTCACAGGACCTAACATTTACTCCTGGACTAGTCTATCATGAACTGGTAGTGTCCTGTAAATAAACTGATCCATAGGCAATCTGTTGTATCATCTTCTCTTACTCCAGTGATACAAACTGATCGCCAAAAGATGGAgaataactaagaaaaaaatgtcctaCAAggattcttttcctccttttcattGAGTACCCTGAAAGTTGGGACATCaaacttaattattttaaaattagggtTCAGAATGAACCCCATTTCCTCTCCTGCCCTGTGCTTCTTATGTAACTAGTAAAGCAATCCCAACAGCAACTCATTATTTGCACAAATCATCCCTGGTATTATGTGGGCTTCATAAACACCCCATGGTAACTAATGCATGTTAACACATAGATAAAAGATGATAGTTTTTGATACTAGCTATGAATTTGCTCTATCATTTAGGAAATAAGTGATGGAAGAGCAGTGGTCAACATGTGGGTTCAGCATTTCACCCGGTGAGTAAAGCATGAAGGCATCATGTGATGTGTATGCTTCATGGGAAATTCTGTTATGGAAAGgacaaatagaaaaaacaaacagtaaaagCTCTCTTAACCAACCTCCACTTAACCAACTCACTGGATTAAACAGGGGCTTTACATCCTCCTTAAAAATCACATGGAAGCCCATGACTCTTAACCTGTTGAGTTCTACGTTACCAAGAGCCAGCTATTTTGTTCCCAGACCTTATCAGTTGTATTTTTGTAGTGATGAATATGagcattaaaaagaaagttacagtTGCAGTGAAAACCAAGTAAATGCTCTGAGAAGACTTGATAAAGATaactagcttttaaaaaaaaatagttgtcaAATTAGGTGTGGTTAGGACAAATAAGATtgggaatggaaaatgaaaaaaacctaGTAGCATTTTGTACTTAGGTTGCTTGGCAAATTTCTTTAAAGAGACTAAAATTGAGGATTATATAGGGTAAGTAATGGGTTTGATTTACAT from Mesoplodon densirostris isolate mMesDen1 chromosome 1, mMesDen1 primary haplotype, whole genome shotgun sequence includes:
- the MRPS18C gene encoding small ribosomal subunit protein bS18m isoform X2; amino-acid sequence: MAAMVALCSGLGRRTLTHFVTAAVCLTDSGAHAVLWRSCSQYKQVTSNEDLPVPMENPYKEPLKKCILCGKRVDYKNVQVSVGRNKKKSQKQLRELK
- the MRPS18C gene encoding small ribosomal subunit protein bS18m isoform X1, coding for MAAMVALCSGLGRRTLTHFVTAAVCLTDSGAHAVLWRSCSQYKQVTSNEDLPVPMENPYKEPLKKCILCGKRVDYKNVQLLSQFISPFTGCIYGRHITGLCGKKQKEITKAIKRAQIMGFMPVTYKDPAYLKDPKVCNIKYRE